A stretch of DNA from Lotus japonicus ecotype B-129 chromosome 4, LjGifu_v1.2:
gaagttttatgattttataaatttttctttCTAACAGAGCATTTTGAATGagttatgattattgtattcaCCTGATTAGATCATTTATCCCTTCTGTCTTCTCCTCAAATTTCAGTTATATTGTTATAATTTATAAGATTGTGGTTCACTAGTGTATTGGTGGTACGTTGATGCCCTTCAGTTCATATGCCCAGACTTTGATATTAGTGTTCCGCTGAGTTTCAATGCTATTTGTCAATAACTGCGAACTTGAGAGTTTGCATAAAATTCGCAATACTTTCATTAACCAATTATCCTAAAGCTTAAACATCTAGATAAAAGACACATAGacacatgaataattttatattatatttcttacACGCCTATCACGCAAGAGTCCTTTGGGCTTAAAGTGTGAACAAATCATAGACCCGCCTGCTTGTTTgctgaaattttaatttttattcaagACCACTTAAAAACATGTTTGGTTTAGATTGTTTGCTTTTGAAACTGTGATCTCACTTTTCCAAGCAAGCACAACATGTGAAAGCAAGAATTCTCAAGAATTCTTAAGGATTGGAGTTGAATGTGGTTGGATGTACGCATATATACCGTTAGTCATAAAAGCTTTGATATCATGTCACGAACCAatcccaaaagtttaagctTGAGGGTAAAGTAGACATGAATGATTTTGTATCATATTTCTTCAAGAGAAACTTCTATATAACTAAACTAGGTCTTCACTATGGTACTTACTCACGTTTTGCATCATAAGTACCTGTATTTTTGTAGATTGTAAAATATGTACTGATTTTTGGGTGTgcttataacatgtttggaaatAATTATGCATTTAATTCTAAGGACCCaatcaattatggggagaaGCTAATTTGAGGTACCAAAATTGATTgaggaaaaataagttgatccatATGTACTATTAGTTGATTCCAAGACATAGTCCAAGAatttaagagaaaaaaataaaagaaatatctGTTATCATTGCAACTCTCTTCTAACAAAAAAACTATCGCTTTTTGTGCTCCTTGATAGTTGCACATACATTGTCCAAAGTACACAATCTTTGTAAGAAACATGGTAAAAGGCAAACCAAATTCTCTGTTGAGGAAGCAGAGTAGCATAATCCTAGATCATCTTTACATCAGGAAGGTCCCTTGAATGTATCAGTAGGAGCCAGTGGAGGAGCATCCAGCTGGTAAAGGTTGAGCGCAGGACCCACAAACCTGAACACTATCCAAGCCCCAATCATGATGAAGATTGAAGCATAAGCAAATTTGTTGAGCCAAAACAGAGCACCCTTCTCTCCCACATACAGCTCTATTGCCTTCTCAGTCAAACTCATGTCCTCCCATTTCTTAGGAGGTTTCTCTGAAGCCTTTGCATTTAAGGTTTGCATGCTGTTTGAGACTGCTCCATTCTTCTCTCTTTGTAGTTTGGCTTGCCTTCTTGATCTACTTCTCCGGAGCTTTAGTTCCACAGGTGGTGTTTTGGTGGGTGCTTGAACTGAATCTGCATCATCATCAGTTGTATTGCTGCCGCTGCTGCTAGTGCATGTGATGGGGTTGAAACTGAGAGAACCATGGCGTTGATGCAGGAGGATCTGGTTGTGCCTGGTTGATGGGAGTGAACGTCTAGAGAGAAAGATGAGGGAAGGTGAGTTTGAAGAGAGGGAGGTGGTGTCCATTGCTTTGGCTGAGGATAATGTGTGGTTATATTTTTCTCATCTCCTTACGGCTTTTATCCTGTCTTTGGGCTTGGACTTGACGTCACGTGGCAACTGAGTAGATCTTTGAACCAAGTAAAAAACGTGGaccaaaaataaatattgaGCAAAAATGTATgaaagttttgtacaaaaagcTGTATGAGTTTTTTTATATGGCTGTTTATCACTTTAGAGAGTACGGGGAATTTGAACAAAATTAGCTCACTGAACTAGATCAAAGAGAGAGTTATGGGGAAGATGGAGGGATGGAAAGTAGTAGTGCAAGCCAGGCGGGGGAAAGAGGTCTTGATCAAAGCTGTAGTGCAAGCCATACCCACGTTTGCGATGGTCATCGTCAAGTTCCCAAAGACTTTCTGCAAGCAATTGAATGGGTGTGTCTTTAAATTCTGGCGGAGGGGCCATAAGCAAGAAAGAGGGATACACAATAAAAGTTGGAGGGGCTGTAAGGGAGGCATGTGCTTCAGAGATTTTCAGCATCAGAACCTAGCGTAGTTGGCTAAACAGGCTTGGAGGATCCCTGTTGGGGAGGAAACTAAAGGCTATCTATTTTCCCAACCAAGACTTCCTGGACACTAAGAACAAGGGCAAGTCCTCATGGATATGGAAGAGCATATTGGAGGGGAAATAAGTCCTATGCAGAAACTGCAGATGGGGAGTTGGAACCGGGGAGAAGATCGTTTGGGATGGAAAGGTTCTGAACTTGGATGGGATAAGCCCTGAAATGTGAGTCAGTGAACTGAAGGACCAAGCACTCAGTGGTTGGGATGGTAGGAAAATAAGAGACATGTTGCCTAGTAACACTGCCCTGAAAATCCTACAGACCCCAGTGGGACTCCCGGGTGGGGAGGATACACTAGTCTGCCCCTTCACGAAGAATGGTGAGTACAACATCAAGTCTAGATATCACTCCATTAGGTTGAAAGCAAGGCAAAGGGGGCCAGAAACCAATCCTTCACACACAATACCAGAGGAAATGTGGAAGGAGAtctgaggggggggggggagacaTTACAAAAGGCCATCAAGATGTTTATGTCGAAGGCTTGCAATGACGCGGTCCCAGTTTATAAGAACCTCCACATACGAACTATGCATGCAGATGGAAGGTACCCTGTGTGCAATGATGCCCTTGAAACAATTGAGCAGGCTATTCTACTCTGCCTTTAGACCAAAGCCGTCACCCCTGTAATGGAGCATACCAATTCAAGGCTTGTCCTCTCTGGATAGATGGATGCTCATCAAGATCCAGTTAATTAAAGGGCAATCCAACAGCCAAGAGACAGACACTATAGCTCTAGGGTGTACTATTTGGGAGATTTGGAAAGAAAGGTTCGTGCTACGTTTCAATCTAAAAGACCAAATCCGCAGTAGGTTGTCAATAATATTCAGAGCCTGATGCGAGATTGTGCAAACCTTGAAACCTGAGGGACCCTAAAAACCGAACCAGTGAGGAAAGAAATAAagatgtaacaccccctttttcccattgttttatttaaaaacgtttatcagagtttaaaaacatatcaagggagtattacacttcttcacgaaaactcattaaaattaacactgattgtgtttgaaaatttataagttcatatgcttttcaaagaatgaattattcctgccaatgaaatttctaaaccagtcagataatcctaagatgcataaaatcacttatttaaataggtttatcttccatgatattccaataaaattcatcatactcagaactgaatttcataagcacttcggccgtcaacagtacgacatcgccatcatttagaaaattattcaacaacttccataagaagagattataaaatcctctcaacataaatgtaaaagtaacgtaacaTATCtaaccagtgttacattacagagcaagacacttattttataataataataataataacgtaagctaagactctccgaagctactcctcatgagccacatctctacctcctgtacctgagcgatgtcgcatagaacatcattccaacagaagggtaagaacttacattgtataaaatataacataacaaagagcaagtaaacaattcagatcctgctttataaactcttcacctttactttaaaatctgagtgattataatattttctctcaagacagtttcacaattcttattaatgtttcgaaaaattataagcttaaagaaaaataataattcgactttaccacaacagcaaaacaattcaccaacaaatcaccaaacacataaaaccactgaaaacgtgaaacttagtgtgtga
This window harbors:
- the LOC130715816 gene encoding uncharacterized protein LOC130715816, encoding MDTTSLSSNSPSLIFLSRRSLPSTRHNQILLHQRHGSLSFNPITCTSSSGSNTTDDDADSVQAPTKTPPVELKLRRSRSRRQAKLQREKNGAVSNSMQTLNAKASEKPPKKWEDMSLTEKAIELYVGEKGALFWLNKFAYASIFIMIGAWIVFRFVGPALNLYQLDAPPLAPTDTFKGPS